A region from the Arachis ipaensis cultivar K30076 chromosome B01, Araip1.1, whole genome shotgun sequence genome encodes:
- the LOC107613454 gene encoding uncharacterized protein LOC107613454 gives MIEKESKFILESRNPSGSPTADFFVPFLTFQCFTLIRSFCCRSTTDLVRSERVMAELDAAVSKKGKTEQVKMAKEACICLVSYKKLFVIKLSNLKKQEVDVKDWNCLPPPEFEFDFHFKLPKLDLCPFEFDSKIYMAVSEDPGRKGIVKDSCPIYEFKFGDGEGSFERAESLDDAPLPFVKAFIANTPGSGDVYFCMKSQGKASPDCYVLCSGSRTWKPLIAPPTVSNPPFRYNMFVLDNNLFLSSRGNRDTCLARFDPIKENWTTEPASENNLSNFIKDRLITGDNYGRFICLPYISVSLPGLGSRNYTVCLTNEFVNESPPEAPLHKVLAILVNPQNGRVALYQYLDECFEGIYPSVGEEARFNFVDLGNGKLCAILSGGLYGSKSNSLALCFSVFTLSVDFAALQLEVGAPPMERDFLQVTVHKKSAYTMGISMLSDRIRHAFVWPPSHVPKQNKLKSHNRCSYSISSVSTK, from the exons atgATTGAGAAAGAGAGTAAGTTCATATTGGAAAGTCGAAACCCTAGTGGCTCACCAACAGCCGatttttttgttccttttttaACTTTCCAGTGCTTTACCCTAATCCGATCATTTTGCTGCCGCAGCACTACCGATCTCGTTCGATCGGAGAGAGTGATGGCGGAATTGGATGCTGCTGTGTCAAAAAAAGGAAAAACGGAGCAGGTTAAAATGGCGAAGGAAGCGTGCATTTGCCTCGTGTCGTATAAAAAGTTGTTCGTGATCAAACTAAGCAATTTAAAGAAACAAGAAGTTGATGTCAAAGATTGGAATTGTTTGCCTCCACCAGAGTTCGAGTTCGATTTCCATTTCAAACTTCCAAAGCTTGATTTGTGTCCTTTCGAGTTCGACTCCAAGATCTATATGGCGGTGTCCGAGGACCCGGGTAGAAAGGGGATTGTGAAGGACTCCTGCCCTATCTACGAATTCAAATTTGGGGATGGGGAGGGCAGTTTTGAGCGTGCGGAATCACTGGATGATGCACCGCTCCCTTTTGTCAAAGCATTCATCGCAAACACGCCAGGCTCCGGCGATGTTTACTTCTGTATGAAATCACAGGGCAAAGCTTCACCTGACTGTTACGTTCTTTGTTCTGGATCTAGAACTTGGAAACCCTTAATCGCTCCTCCGACCGTCAGCAACCCACCTTTCCGATATAACATGTTCGTCCTCGACAACAACCTCTTTCTTTCATCGAGGGGAAATAGAGACACCTGTTTGGCCCGCTTCGACCCCATAAAAGAGAATTGGACGACTGAGCCGGCCTCTGAGAACAATCTTTCGAACTTCATAAAGGATAGGCTCATTACCGGTGATAACTACGGTCGTTTTATTTGTCTCCCGTACATTTCTGTGTCCCTTCCGGGTCTTGGCAGCCGCAACTACACCGTTTGCCTCACAAATGAGTTTGTGAATGAATCTCCTCCTGAGGCACCTTTGCACAAGGTCTTGGCCATTCTCGTTAACCCCCAGAATGGCCGTGTTGCATTATATCAATACCTTGATGAGTGTTTTGAGGGTATTTATCCCAGTGTGGGAGAAGAGGCCAGGTTCAATTTTGTTGACCTTGGCAACGGGAAGCTGTGTGCAATACTCTCTGGAGGTCTATATGGTTCCAAATCTAATTCATTGGCGCTATGCTTCTCAGTTTTCACACTGTCAGTGGACTTTGCAGCATTGCAACTTGAGGTTGGGGCTCCTCCCATGGAGCGAGATTTCTTACAAGTGACTGTCCATAAGAAGAGTGCCTACACCATGGGGATCTCCATGCTTTCTGATCGTATACGCCACGCGTTTGTTTGGCCACCTA GTCATGTTCCTAAACAAAATAAGCTAAAGTCACATAACCGATGCTCATATTCTATTTCTTCTGTTTCTACTAAATAA
- the LOC107637095 gene encoding uncharacterized protein LOC107637095, with translation MIEQFINFVIRPPRAEYNPEQYLWDKEFSLAGRTYQRQDLELKNARGHTLQCSHYLPSPFPEDTSLPCVIYCHGNSGCRADANEAAVILLPSNITVFTLDFSGSGLSDGNYVSLGWHEKDDLKMVVSYLRSNKQISRIGLWGRSMGAVTSLLYGAEDPSIAGMVLDSAFSNLYDLMMELVDVYKIRLPKFTVKMAVQYMRRVIEKKAKFDIMDLNCLLVARKTFIPVLFGHGSDDKFIQPHHSDLISESYAGDKNIIKFDGDHNSSRPQFFYDSVSIFFYNVLHPPQVSRADKLEKYYDLGDLKLGSGVNENLIYEILSSLRSATADAASSSSALPTISTTKSVTELLSEVAPSADLESVFTEEIVHDNNEPTNDVQDKVNDQTEDCFSCTSSNRESWGRCSSLGGSDEESCADLRADNLPQNTLDVFATPLRSMKEKCSEAKEDEKKLKKNKNKIKKKKKKKGETADKKGKGDRFEKLEALSRRLRHCLLKGSIHRRHESS, from the exons ATGATTGAGCAGTTCATCAATTTCGTGATTCGGCCTCCCAG GGCGGAGTATAATCCGGAGCAGTACCTATGGGACAAGGAATTCTCCCTTGCTGGAAGAACATACCAAAGGCAGGATTTGGAG CTCAAGAATGCCAGAGGCCATACTTTACAATGTAGTCATTATCTTCCTTCTCCTTTCCCTGAAGATACTTCTCTGCCTTGTGTAATATATTGCCATGGAAACAG TGGATGTAGGGCAGACGCCAACGAAGCTGCTGTAATTCTTCTTCCATCAAATATTACTGTTTTTACTCTCGACTTCTCAGGATCTGGCTTATCTGATGGAAACTATGTTAGCCTTGGTTGGCATGAA AAAGATGATCTCAAGATGGTGGTGTCATATTTGAGAAGCAACAAACAAATATCACGTATAGGTCTCTGGGGACGATCAATGGGTGCTGTTACTAG CCTTCTTTATGGAGCTGAAGACCCTTCTATTGCTGGAATGGTATTGGATAGTGCCTTTTCAAACTTGTATGATTTGATGATGGAGCTTGTAGATGTCTACAAAATTCGGCTTCCCAAGTTCACG GTTAAAATGGCTGTGCAATACATGCGGCGGGTTATTGAGAAGAAGGCAAAGTTTGATATTATGGATCTGAATTGTTTGCTG GTTGCACGGAAGACATTCATTCCTGTTTTATTTGGACATGGGAGTGATGACAAATTCATTCAGCCCCACCATTCTGATCTTATATCTGAATCCTATGCG GGtgataaaaatatcataaaatttgaTGGTGACCACAACTCTTCTAGGCCACAGTTCTTTTATGATTCGGTTTCTATTTTCTTCTATAATGTCCTCCACCCTCCTCAAGTTTCTAGAGCCGATAAGCTTGAGAAATATTATGATTTGGGGGATTTGAAACTTGGTTCTGGCGTGAATGAG AACCTAATATATGAGATACTCTCTAGTCTTCGATCTGCAACTGCTGATGCTGCAAGCTCATCTTCTGCTCTTCCAACAATTTCAACTACAAAATCAGTTACTGAACTTCTATCAGAAGTTGCACCATCTGCTGATCTG GAATCCGTGTTTACAGAAGAAATTGTGCATGACAACAATGAGCCTACAAATGATGTACAG GATAAGGTCAATGATCAAACTGAAGATTGTTTCTCATGTACAAGCTCAAACAGAGAAAGTTGGGGCAGATGTTCTTCTTTAGGAGGCAGTGATGAAGAATCTTGTGCAGATTTAAGGGCTGATAACCTCCCTCAG AATACATTGGATGTATTTGCAACACCTTTGAGAAGCATGAAAGAGAAGTGTTCAGAGGCaaaagaagatgaaaagaagctcaagaagaacaagaacaagatcaagaagaagaaaaagaagaaaggcgAGACAGCTGACAAAAAGGGGAAGGGTGACAGGTTCGAGAAGCTGGAGGCTCTGAGTAGACGACTGCGGCATTGCCTTCTAAAGGGATCAATCCATCGAAGACACGAGTCCTCTTGA